From Aedes albopictus strain Foshan chromosome 1, AalbF5, whole genome shotgun sequence, one genomic window encodes:
- the LOC109405634 gene encoding integrator complex subunit 7 — protein MMGMRTNIFNENFLNETDQDANSVLIELDKGLRSTKTGEQCEAIIRFPKLFEKYPFPILINSSFLKLAEFFRIGSNLSRLWVLRVCQQSEKHLEKILNVDEFVKRIFMVIHSNDPVARALTLRTLGAVACVIPEKQQVHHAIRNALDSHDTVEVEAAIYASVQFAAQSKSFAIGMCSKVASMIESLQTPVSMKILLIPVLRHMYHDANTAALVRTLCHNLLPKYPSEQFVIAIIQSLSHLSYVTSVDIPDQVDLLLVYLKDPRKKVQLAVLQSLNKLAGKGAYLWPKSAINKLLTLTMQCSYTNMALDVVITLTGCPTTCHTMLNEERNQILEMCKSCLLLEHNVGGKALTILTKLVSYCCTENIPPPTCFVEHLNMNLEYLIHSALHNKAPLKDFRIYLRCGIQLSRVNQAFGENFAETIAELLVENTAHSASHLKLICEALGAICSSFTTNYEANQLLNVRESKHPFDAILLPILKKLESYIELPTLDRNDTTIVELLASICLQAVLGSFMPHRLMKAFHNLLRICNYWTQYRIARSASRYGQHFLAAIIYLKLSKHVSHEKLHFYLIAMSQISKAECVLNHGLLYEQLVQTFPEPVQVDAPQLSLLDRLDRAINLYCMALSTLKATSSPQHPMTFQSEVVNLRCQFLQMLHSIVVSRNTLCITPPSAISSTLAQNLRDPLQKFGHVTNHLRKDIKILKSCEEAYAKLYKSSFDADPCTLEYLNTVQYLCSILQSSIETISFTTPSETYKHPPSVTYPETKYLLHICQTVSKQLQTLPNEIGSTKSITNKHMDVLLKQVEIVVKSSLCVPRFFFQVLQNTSVKLALTPQPRISGEPIFVQPNSNLVVKVEGVIQHYGKKPSLFRSIDSIQLTLSSQLMTVRINDVKGSSDNVVLTQVVKPHRDFLSGNFLLSLQNTIQPYPGSSVSMGGQWQVTLEACVIDQNGIIWATGPKSMLHVRIPEDNLKQGMTIQSSTRRF, from the exons TTCCAACCTCTCTCGTTTGTGGGTGCTGCGAGTTTGCCAGCAAAGCGAGAAgcatctggagaaaatcctaaacgTCGATGAGTTTGTGAAGCGAATTTTCATGGTCATCCATTCCAACGATCCGGTGGCTCGGGCCCTCACATTGAGGACTCTGGGAGCGGTGGCCTGTGTTATCCCCGAAAAGCAGCAGGTTCATCATGCCATCCGCAATGCCCTGGATAGTCACGATACCGTAGAAGTTGAAGCAGCCATTTATGCTAGCGTGCAGTTTGCCGCGCAATCGAA GTCGTTTGCCATTGGTATGTGCTCGAAAGTGGCATCTATGATTGAATCTCTGCAGACACCTGTTAGCATGAAAATATTGCTTATTCCGGTTCTGCGTCATATGTATCACGACGCAAATACGGCAGCCTTAGTGCGAACGCTGTGTCATAATTTGCTACCGAAGTATCCTTCCGAACAGTTTGTCATTGCCATCATTCAATCTCTGTCGCATCTATCGTACGTTACATCCGTTGACATCCCCGATCAAGTGGATTTGCTTTTGGTGTATCTAAAAGATCCACGTAAAAAAGTACAGTTAGCTGTTTTGCAATCGTTGAACAAGCTCGCCGGGAAAGGAGCCTATCTATGGCCTAAAAGTGCCATCAATAAATTGCTAACATTGACAATGCAATGTAGCTACACCAATATGGCTTTGGATGTAGTAATAACTCTAACTGGCTGTCCTACGACTTGTCATACCATGCTTAACGAGGAGCGGAACCAGATATTGGAGATGTGTAAGAGCTGTTTGCTGTTGGAACACAACGTTGGAGGGAAAGCGTTAACTATTCTGACGAAATTGGTATCTTATTG CTGCACGGAGAACATTCCACCACCAACTTGTTTTGTAGAGCATCTCAATATGAATCTTGAATACTTGATTCACTCGGCTCTGCACAACAAGGCTCCATTGAAGGATTTCCGTATCTATCTTAGATGTGGTATTCAACTGTCGAGAGTAAATCAGGCGTTTGGTGAAAACTTTGCAGAAACCATAGCGGAATTGCTGGTCGAGAACACAG CGCATTCGGCATCTCATCTCAAGCTTATCTGTGAAGCTCTCGGTGCAATTTGCTCCAGTTTTACCACCAACTATGAAGCAAATCAGTTACTGAACGTGCGCGAATCCAAGCATCCTTTTGACGCTATTTTGCTACCCATTTTAAAAAAGCTGGAATCATACATCGAACTACCGACGCTAGATCGCAACGATACTACTATCGTCGAACTGTTGGCATCGATCTGTCTTCAGGCAGTGCTTGGATCGTTCATGCCTCATAGATTGATGAAGGCATTCCACAACCTGCTGAGAATATGCAACTATTGGACACAGTACAGAATTGCCCGGTCAGCATCTAG ATACGGACAACATTTTCTCGCTGCGATCATTTATCTGAAGCTATCCAAACATGTATCACATGAAAAGCTTCACTTCTATTTGATTGCGATGAGTCAAATTTCGAAAGCTGAATGTGTCTTGAACCACGGTTTACTGTATGAACAGTTGGTGCAAACCTTCCCGGAACCTGTGCAGGTCGATGCTCCGCAACTTTCTTTGCTGGACCGGCTTGATAGGGCTATCAATTTGTACTGTATGGCGCTGTCTACTCTCAAG GCAACGTCTTCTCCTCAGCATCCTATGACGTTCCAGTCGGAAGTGGTCAATCTTCGATGTCAGTTTCTCCAAATGCTACACAGCATCGTTGTTTCGAGGAACACTTTATGCATCACTCCACCGTCAGCGATTTCCAGCACATTGGCGCAAAATTTGAGAGATCCACTACAAAAGTTCGGCCATGTGACGAATCATCTGCGCAAGGATATAAAGATTCTCAAATCCTGTGAAGAAGCGTACGCCAAACTTTACAAAAGCTCATTCGACGCAGATCCATGTACGCTGGAATACCTTAATAC tgtacaaTACTTATGCTCAATTCTACAATCATCTATTGAGACTATCTCCTTTACAACGCCTTCCGAAACGTACAAGCATCCTCCAAGCGTCACCTATCCTGAAACAaaatatttgctccacatttgtCAAACAGTATCCAAGCAGTTGCAGACACTGCCGAACGAAATTGGATCTACTAAATCGATCACGAACAAACACATGGATGTACTGCTCAAGCAAGTTGAAATCGTTGTAAAGTCATCGTTGTGTGTGCCGAGATTCTTTTTCCAAGTTTTGCAAAACACTTCAGTGAAACTGGCTTTGACTCCACagccaagaatttccggagagccAATATTTGTTCAGCCGAACAGTAATTTGGTCGTCAAAGTGGAAG GTGTCATCCAGCATTATGGCAAGAAACCGTCCTTGTTCCGTTCAATAGATTCTATTCAATTAACATTGTCATCCCAACTGATGACTGTCAGGATTAATGACGTAAAG GGTAGCTCCGATAACGTTGTTTTAACGCAAGTTGTGAAACCGCATCGGGATTTCCTTAGTGGGAACTTTCTACTGTCGCTCCAAAATACCATACAACCTTATCCTGGGTCATCAGTTTCTATGGGCGGTCAATGGCAGGTAACGCTTGAAGCATGTGTCATTGATCAGAATGGTATTATTTGGGCCACAGGACCCAAGAG TATGCTTCACGTCCGTATCCCGGAAGATAACTTAAAACAAGGCATGACCATACAATCTTCAACACGTCGATTCTAA